Within the Tessaracoccus flavescens genome, the region CAAGCGCGACCGGGGCCGTGAGCCAGACATCGGCTTCGCGGAGGCGGCGTGGCGCTGGTCCAGCGGACAGGACCTGTCCAAGGTGCTCGCCAACACCGGCATGGCAGCGGGCGACTTCGTGCGTTGGGTGCGCCAGGTGATCGACCTGGCAGGCCAGTTGGCGGCGGCCGTCGGCCCGGGCGACCTGCGCCGGACCTGCCACGCCGTCGCCGACTCGATGCGCAGGGGCGTGGTGGCGGCCGACATGAACGAGGACTGAGCAGGCAGGCACGGGGGAGCGGACACGGCTGAGGGCATGTAGCCTGACGCCTGTGTCTGTAGCGCTGCGTGTGATCCCCTGTCTCGACGTCCACGACGGGCGTGTCGTGAAGGGGGTGAACTTCACGAAGCTCCGCGACGCGGGCGACCCCGTGGAACTCGCCGCCCGGTACTCGGCCGAGGGGGCCGACGAGCTGACCTTCCTCGACATCTCCGCCTCCTCCGACGGCAGGGAGACCACCCGTGGCATGGTCGCGCGCTGCGCGGAGACCGTCTTCATCCCGCTCACCGTCGGGGGAGGGGTGCGAAGCGTCACCGACGTCGACCTGCTGCTGCGCTCCGGGGCGGACAAGGTGGGGATCAACACCGGGGCGCTCGCCCGCCCCGACGCCATCGGCGAGATCGCCGCGACCTTCGGCAACCAGGTGCTGGTGCTGTCGCTCGACGCGCGCCGCGAGGCGGGCATGGAGTCTGGCTACGGAGTCACCACCCACGGTGGCCGACGCTCGGCGGGCGTGGACGCCATCGCGTGGGCGAAGGAGGCCTGCGACCGTGGCGTCGGCGAGATCCTGCTCAACTCGATGGACGCCGACGGCACCACGGACGGCTTCGATCTCGAGATGATCCGCGCCGTCCGCGAGGTGGTCGACGTGCCCCTGATCGCCTCAGGCGGGGCGGGCACCGTCGAGCACTTCGTCGAGGCGGCCCGGGCGGGGGCCGATGCCGTCCTCGCCGCGAGCGTCTTCCACTACGGCACCCTCACAGTCAACCAGGTGAAGGACGGCCTGCGCGAGGCGGGCTTCGAGGTCCGCTGAACACCCCAACCCGAAGGAGACCGACATGACCGACTGCCTGTTCTGCCGCATCGTCGCGGGCGAGATCCCGGCGAAGAAGATCTACGAGGACGACGACGCCCTCGCCTTCCTCGACATCGCCCCCTGGCAGGTGGGCCACACCCTCGTCATTCCGAAGCGTCACGTCGAGAACGTGATCGCGGACGACCAGGTGCTCGCCGAACTCGGCCCGGTGGTCGCGATGGTCGCCCGCACCCTGCAGGACCGGCTCGGCGCCGACGCCTGCAACATCGTCTCAAACGCCGGCGCGGTGGCGGGCCAGGAGGTGTTCCACGCCCACGTCCACGTCCTGCCGAGGTACGCGTCCTCTCCCGGCATCGCGAACCTCAAGACCCCCGTCACGGAGGAGGCAGAGACCACCTGGAATCGGGTAAACTACAAGGCGTAGCAGAGGGGTTCCGGGGGCTTAAGTAGGCCCCCTTGGTTAGGCCCTCAATACGTTTAGGGACATCACAAGGCGTGGACGCGCCCTACAAATGAGAAGGGACCTCAATGAAGGCCACCAAGATCGTCGGCATCGTGTCGATCATTGCCGGGATTGTCATGATCGTCGCGGGTGCACTCACCTGGGGCATGGTCACCTCGCAGCTTCGGGCCGAGAAGATCACCGTTCCCGGTGACTCGGCCCTCATGGGCGGCGCCTTCGCGGGCAAGCCCGTCGGCGGTCCCCTCACCGCTTACGCCCAGGCCGACGCCATCAACATGCACGCCGTGAAGGCCTCCGATGGCCTGACCTACGCCGAGCTCGGCGCAAAGGCCACCGAGGCCAAGGAAGCCGGTGACGAGGCCCTCGCCGAGGAGTACCAGACCAAGCGCAACACGGTCATGAACGGCTCCTTCCTCCGCGCCTCGCTGTTCAGCTCGGTCATCGCCTACGGCGTCGCAGCCCTCGTGGTGGGCCTCGGCCTGATCATCGGGTTCATCGGCTGGGCGCTGACCAGCCTGAAGCCGGCCGGAGGCACCACGGTCGTCGAGGATCGCCAGCTCGGCGACGCCTGAGCGACACGCTGACACCACGCTGACCGGACGGGTCGGGACCTCGGGTCCCGGCCCGTCCGTCTTATATTCCGGAACGACGTGGTCGAAGGGTTGACAGCGACCGCGGCAGCGACAAAGGTGTACCCATGCCCACCAGCTGGCTCGTACTTATCAAATAGCGCTTCGCGGCGAATCCGCTCCGAAGCGCTCCCTCGTGTGCCCACCCGGGCCCGGGGGTTTTTTCTTGGGTACACCCCGCCGGCCGACAAGAAGGGAGAGGCTATGGCGATCACCGACGGTCAGACCTTGACGGGGGCGCAGGCCCTCGTCGAGTCCCTCGAACGAATGGGTGTCGATGTAGCCTTCGGCATTCCAGGCGGTGCCATCCTCCCGGCCTACGATCCTCTCTACGACTCGAAGATCCGTCACATCCTCGTGCGGCACGAGCAGGGCGCGGGGCACGCAGCCGAGGGATACGCCATGAGCTCGGGCAGGGTCGGCGTCTGCATCGCCACCTCGGGACCCGGCGCAACCAACCTGGTCACGGCGATCGCCAACGCCTACATGGACTCGACCCCGATGGTGGCCATCACCGGCCAGGTCAACAGCACCGCGATCGGCACCGACGCCTTCCAGGAGGCCGACATCCGCGGCATCACGATGCCGATCACCAAGCACTCGTTCCTGATAAAGGACGTCGCGGACATCCCCCTCGCGATCAAGGAGGCCTTCCACATCGCCTCCACCGGTCGCCCGGGGCCGGTGCTCGTCGACATCGCAAAGGACGCGCTCGTCGCGAAGGCCCCCTTCGAGTGGCCCGAGGAACTCGACCTGCCCGGCTACAAGCCGACGATCAAGCCGCACGCCCGTCAGATCCGTGCGGCGGCGAAGATGATCTCGGAGTCAAAGCGACCCGTCCTCTACGTCGGCGGCGGAGTGACGCTGGCCCGCGCCCATGAGGAACTGGCAGCCTTCGTCGAGAAGACCCACATCCCCGTGGTCACGACCCTGATGGCGCGGGGCGTGTTCCCGGACACCCACGAGCTGAACATGGGCATGCCCGGCATGCACGGCACCGTCGCGGCCGTCGGCGCGCTGCAGAAGGCCGACCTGCTGATCGCGCTCGGCACCCGCTTCGACGACCGGGTCACCGGGAAGCTGGACAGCTTCGCGCCCGAGGCCAAGATCATCCATGCCGACATCGATCCCGCCGAGATCGGCAAGAACAAGGCGGTCGACATCCCGATCGTCGGCGACGTCAAGCAGACGTTGACCCAGCTCAACGAGGCGATCGAGGCCTACGAGAAGCCCGAGGCGGACGCATGGCGTCGCCTGCTCGCCTCCATGAAGGCCCGTTACCAGCCCCGCTGGGAGGAGGCGCCCGACGGTCGGCTCTCCCCGCAGGAGGTCATCCAGCGGATCGGTCAGCTCAGCCCGCCCGACTCCATCTACGTCGCGGGAGTCGGGCAGCACCAGATGTGGTCCGCGCACTTCCTGCCTCACGAGAAGCCGGCGCACTGGATCAACTCCGGCGGTGCAGGCACCATGGGCTTCTGCGTGCCAGCCGCCATGGGTGCCAAGGTCGCGAATCCGGACGCCACGGTCTGGGGCATCGACGGCGACGGCTGCTTCCAGATGACCAACCAGGAGCTCGTCACCTGCGCGGTCAACAACATCCCGATCAAGATCGCCGTGATCAACAACAACGTGCTCGGCATGGTGCGGCAGTGGCAGTCGCTATTCTACGACGGCCGCTACTCGAACACCGACCTGAACACCGAGTCGGTGCCGAACTTCCCCATGCTCGCCGAGGCGATGGGCTGCGTCGGCCTGCGCGCCACGAACGAGGTCGAGATGGAGGCCGCGATCCAGCAGGCCCTCGAGATCAACGACCGTCCGGTCGTGGTGGAGTTCGTCGTCAACAAGGACGCCATGGTCTGGCCGATGGTCCCCGCCGGAACCAGCAATGATGAGATCAAGGTCGCCCGCGACATGGCCCCCGATTGGGAAGAGGAAGTGCTGTGAAGAACCACACCCTGTCGATCCTGGTCTCCAACCGGCCGGGCGTCCTCGCCCGCATCGCCTCGCTGTTCTCGAGGCGGGGCTTCAACATCCAGTCCCTCGCCGTCGGCCCGACCGAGCGCGAGGAGGTCTCGCGCATGACGGTGGTCGCCCAGGTCCACGACGACGCGACGCTCGAGCAGATCGTCAAGCAGCTCAACAAGCTCGTCGAGGTGCGTAAGGTGCTCGAACTGGGGGAGAACTCGGTGCGCCGCGAGATGGTGCTGGTCAAGGTGCGCGCCGACGTGCACACCCGCAGCCAGGTCATCGACGTCGTGTCGCTCTTCCGCGGCAAGGCCGTCGACGTGTCGTCCGAGACCATCACCGTCGAGGCGACAGGAAGCGACGAGAAGCTCGCCGCCCTGCTGGAGATGCTCCAGCCGCACGGCATCATCGAGATCGTCCAGTCGGGTCAGGTCGCGCTCGGGCGCGGCACGAAGATCCTCGCCGAAAAAGCTAAGTAGAAACCAAACAAGGAGAACCCACCCATGGCAGACATGTTCTACGACACCGACGCCGACCTGTCGCTCATCCAGGGCCGTCATGTCGCCGTCATCGGTTACGGCTCGCAGGGCCACGCCCACGCGCTGAACCTGCGTGACTCCGGCGTCGACGTCCGGATCGGTCTTCGCCCCGGCTCGAAGTCGGCCGCCAAGGCCGAGGCCGAGGGGCTGCGCGTGCTTCCCGTCCAGGAGGCAGTCGAGGAGGCCGACCTGATCATGGTGCTGGCGCCCGACCAGGTGCAGCGCAAGCTGTACAAGGAGGAGATCGAGCCCTACCTCACCGAGGGCGACGCGCTCTTCTTCGCGCACGGCTTCAACATCCGCTACGGCTACATCCAGGCCCCCGAGGGCGTCGACGTGTGCATGGTCGCCCCCAAGGGCCCGGGCCACCTGGTGCGCCGCGAGTACGTCGACGGCCGTGGCGTTCCCGCCATCATCGCCGTCGAGGTCGACGCGACCGGCAACGCCTGGCCGCTCGCCCTCTCCTACGCGCGCGCCATCGGCGCCCTGCGTGCGGGTGGCATCAAGACCACCTTCACCGAGGAGACCGAGACCGATCTCTTCGGCGAGCAGGCCGTGCTCTGCGGCGGTGCCTCCGCGCTGATCCAGGCCGGATTCGAGACTCTCGTCGAGGCCGGCTACCAGCCTGAGGTCGCCTACTTCGAGTGCCTCCACGAGCTGAAGCTCATCGTCGACCTGATGTACGAGGGCGGCATCGCCAAGCAGCGCTGGTCGATCTCCGACACGGCCGAGTTCGGCGACTACGTCTCCGGCCCGCGCGTCATCGACGCCCGCGTCAAGGAGAACATGAAGGCCATCCTCGCCGATATCCAGGACGGCACCTTCGCCAAGCGCTTCATCGACGACCAGGACGCGGGAGCCCCCGAGTTCAAGGAACTGCGCGCCAAGGGTGAGGCCCACCCGATCGAGGCGACCGGTCGCGAGCTGCGCGGCCTGATGAGCTGGGTCAAGAGCAACGACGACTACACCGAGGGCACCGCCGCTCGCTGATCGTCACAGCACCGCGTCGAGGGCCGGCACCCACCCGGGTGCCGGCCCTCGCGTCGTCGGCGAAGGTCGCGGCATGGGAGAGAAGCCGGAACGGGAGCCTCGATCCGACAAAACCACATAACCAGACATGGGAATTGTTGGGTTTGCCTTGACATGGCCTGTGTTTCCGATCAACAAGAATCTCGAATGCTCCGGCGTCCGGGCCAGGATCCAGCGATTCGGCGGCAAGCTCGCCGCCATGATCATGCCGAACATCGGCGCGTTCATCGCGTGGGGCCTGATCACAGCGCTGTTCATCGAGAAGGGCGGGCTCCCGAATGCGACCCTCGCCGGTCTCGTCGGCCCGATGCTGTACTTCCTGCTCCCGATCCTGATCGGCTACACGGGTGGCCGCATGGTCCACCAGCAGCGAGGTGCCGTGATCGGTGCGATCGCGACGGCCGGCGTGATCATGGGCGGTATCGAGGACTTCTCGACCCTGACCGGCACGCCGATGTTCCTCGGCGCCATGATCATGGGCCCGCTCGCCGCCTGGATCCTGAAGCAGTTCGACAAGCTGATCGACGGTCGGTCCGCCCAGGCTTCGAGATGGTCGTAGACAAGTTCTCGCTCGGCATCATCGGCATGCTGCTCGCCATCCTCGGCACGCTCGGGGTCGGCCCGATCTTCTCGGTGCTGATCGGCGTCCTCGCCGGTGGCGTCCAGTGGCTCGTCGCCGCGAACCTGCTGCCGCTCGCCTCGATCTTCGTCGAGCCTGCGAAGGTGCTGTTCCTCAATAACGCCATCAACCCACGGCTTCTTCACGCCGCTGGCGGCGATGGACGTCCAGGAGACCGGCCGCTCGATTCTCTACATGGTCGAGTCCAACCCCGGTGCGGGCTTCGGTCTGCTCCTTGCCTTCATGTTCTTCGGCCCCAAGTCGCTGCGCGGCTCCACCTCCGGCGCCATCGTGATCCACCTTTTCGGCGGCATCCACGAGATCTACTTCCCCTACGTGCTGATGCGCCCCGTCATGCTGCTCGCCACCATCGGCGGCTCGATGTCCGGCCTGCTGGTCGCGTCCCTGACCGGCGCAGGGCTCTCCGCCCCGCCGTCGCCCGGTTCTATCCTCGCCTACTTCGCGGTGACCCCTCCCGGCGGGCACGTCTCGATGCTGCTCACCGTCGCCACGGCGACCGCGGTCTCGTTCATCATCGCCGCAGCCCTGCTGAAGTTCGGCAAGGGCTCCGACGACAGCGCAGAGGTGGCGGCCGCAGCCGCCGCGACCGGCACCGCCGCCCCGGGCGGTGACGTCTCCGCCGTCGCCGGTGGCGACATCCGCAAGGTCGTCGTCGCGTGCGACGCGGGCATGGGTTCCTCCGTCATGGTCGCAGGGCAGCTGAAGAAGAAGCTCAGCCCCTACGGCGTCGAGGTGATCCACACGCCCGTCGACGAGATCCCGATCGACACCACGGTCGTCCTGACCCAGGAGGGCCTCGCCGCCCGAGCGGCCAAGCGCGTTCCCGGCAGCCTCATCGTCGCGTTCAAGACCTACATGGGCGACCCCGCCTTCGACCGGGTCGAGCAGGCGATCCGCGAGGGCCGCGACCTGACCGCCAACGGACTCGGTGAGGCAAGCGGCGCTGCGCCGGCCGAGGCGGCCGCCCCGGCATCCGTGGCCGCCCCCGCCAGGAAGGCCAAGTCCAACTCCGAGCGACTGCGTACCGCGACAAGCGTCGACGAGGTCCTCGAGCTTCTGACCCCCCAGGAAGAGGAGATCCATTCATGAAGGCACTTCGCTACCACGCCCCAGGAGACGTGAGGATCGAGGACGTCCCGGAGCCGGTGTGCGGCCCGGACCAGATCAAGATCCGCGTACGCAACTGCTCGACCTGCGGCACGGACGTCAAGATCCGCGCCAACGGCCACGTCAACATCACCCGGGTCACCATCATGGGACACGAGATCGCGGGCGAGGTGGTCGAGGTCGGGGCGGAGGCCCCACGCGACTTCACGGTGGGCGAGCGCGTACAGGTCATCGCCGCCGTCCCGTGTGGCGACTGCTACGAGTGTGACAAGGGCTGGATGGAGGTCTGCCAGAACCAGACCTCGATGGGCTACCAGTACGACGGCGGGTTCGCCGAGTACATGATCGTCCCGAAGGCCGTGCTCGCGGTCGACGGTGTCAACCGCATCCCCGACGGCGTCGGCTTCGACGAGGCCTCCGCGGCGGAGCCCCTCGCCTGTGCCATCAACGCCCAGGAGCAGCTCGGCATCGAGAAGGGCGACTTCACGGTCGTCTTCGGCGCCGGCCCGATCGGCTGCATGCACATCCGCGTCGCCCGCGGCCTGTACGAGGTCGGCACCGTCGTCCTCGTCGACATCAACGCGGAGCGACTCGCGCTGTCGGCCGCCGCGGTGCAGCCCGACATCGTGATCGACTCCTCGAAGGTGGATGTGGTCCAGGAGATCATGCGGCTCACCGAGGGCCGCGGGGCGGACGTCATCATCACGGCCACCCCGGCCAACGTCACGCAGGAGCAGGCGGTCGCCATGGCTGCCCGCAACGGCCGGATCTCGTTCTTCGGTGGCCTGCCGAAGACGAACCCGACCATCACGCTCGACAGCAACCTGGTGCACTACCGCCAGCTGCACATCCACGGCGCAAACGGCTCCTCGCCGGCGCAGCACCGTCAGGCGCTGAGCTACATCGCGGACGGCCGGATCCCGGTCGCCGACCTGATCACCGAGCACCTGCCGCTCGAGAAGGCCGCAGAGGCCCTCGACATCGTCGCGGCTGGCAAGGCGATCAAGGTGACGATCGAACCGTGAGCCTCCCCAGGGCGTGTCGGCCGGGCTCCTTCGGGAGCCCGGCCGTTTCGTCGTCGGGGCGGGCGGCCGAATCTCAGGTGAGGCGTCTCCCAGGGTCGTTGTCGGCTCCCGCGTGTCCGCCTGGGCGCCGTCGCAAGGCCCCGGGGGAGCGGCCCTCGTCACTCAACGCCGCGGCCTCCGCCCTCGGATCGGCGGCGCCTGGCGCTGTTGAGGGATGCGGCCTCGGGCCGGCGGCCGGGCACGACAGACGACCGGGCCCCGTCAGGGACCCGGCCGTCGACTTTCAGGAGGTCTGCGTCACAGCAGCATCGAGACGGCCAACTCCTTGGCGTCGCGCGAGTTGCGGGCGTCGACCACGGCGGTCGCCAGCTCGCGGCAGCGCTCCATCGTGACCTTCCCGAGCTGCACGCCGACGCTCGGGATCGCCGTCATGGCCATGGAGAGCGACGAGACGCCCAACCCGATCAGCACGCAGGCAAGCAGCGGATCCGCCGCGGCCTCGCCGCAGACCCCGACCGGCTTGCCCGCGCGCTCGCCCGCCTGGCAGGCCAGCTGCACGAGACGAAGCACCGCAGGCTGCCAGGGGTCGGTCAGCGTCGCGAGGTGTGACGACATCCGGTCGGCCGCCATCGTGTACTGCGTGAGGTCGTTGGTGCCGATCGAGAAGAAGTCCACCTCGGCGAGGAAGGCGTCGGCAAGCAGGGCGGCGGCCGGAACCTCGACCATGATCCCCGGCTTCAGGTCACGGGCCCTGCACTTCTGTGCGAACTCGTACGCCTCGTCGACGGTGGCCACCATCGGCGCCATCACCCACGGGGCGCTGACGTTGTTGTCCTCAGCCGCCTGCGCGATGGCGTCAAGCTGCCGGTCGACGAGGCCCTGGTTGGTCCAGCCGAGCCTGATGCCGCGCACGCCAAGCGCCGGGTTCTCCTCATGCTCGTGGTTGGCGAACGGGACGGGCTTGTCCGACCCTGCGTCGAGGGTGCGCACGACGACCTTCTGGTCGGGGAAGGCCGCGAACACCTCGCCGTAGATGCGCGCCTGTTCGGCGACGGACGGCTCCGTCTGCGCTGTGAGGAAGCTCAGCTCGGTGCGGTACAGGCCGATTCCCTCCGCGTGGGTCCCAGCAGCCTTGCGCGCGGCCGCCCCGTCCTGCACGTTGGCAAGGAGCTGGACGGCGACGCCGTCTGCGGTCTGCGCCGGCCCCTCCCAGGTGCGGATCTCCGCCTGCAGGGCCGCGCTCTGCCCGACGAGACGCTTCGCCTCGCTCGGATCGGACGAGCGGGTCAGCACGCCGCTCGTGCCGTCGACGAGCAGCAGTTCGCCCTCCTCGACGTCGGCGAGTCCACCGGCGGCAACGACGCACGGGATGCCGAGCTGGCGGGCGATGATGGCGGTGTGGCTGGTCGGGCCGCCGAGTCGCGTCACGAGCGCCTTGATCAGGGTCGCGTCGAGTCCTGCGGTGTCCGCGGGTGCCAGGTCGTCGGCGCAGAGGATCACCTCACGGGTCGGCTTCGGCACGCCGGGCTCCGGGAGCCCCATCAGTTCAGCGATCACGCGGTTGCGGATGTCGCGCAGATCGGTGGTGCGCTCGGCCATGATCCCGCCGAGCTTCTCGAACTGGATGACGAACTGCTCGATCGCCTGGGCAGTGGCGGTCTCAGCGGTCGCCCCGGAACTTATCAGCTTGGTCGCGGCGCGGAGCCAACCCCGGTCGCGGGCGAGGGCGGCCGTCGCGCCGAGCACCTCTGTCGCGACACCGGTCGCCGCGCTGGCGCGCTCGGTGAAGCGCTGGGCGATAGTCTCGGCCGCCGCCTTGAAGCGGGCGACCTCGTCGGGGCGGGCCTCCTCGGCGACCGTTCCCGAGACCTGCGGGGGAACGGGCGCCTGCCTGGTCCAGGCGGCAGGGGCGTAGGCGATCCCGGCGACGACGCCGGTCCCACGCAAGGTGCGTGAATCCATGGAAACCTCCACAATGAGTAGTCTCCCTATCGTTGCCAGGGGGCGGCCACGAAGTCAACATGTAGAGGGTTGGTTTTTGTGGGATCATGTCCGTAACGGCAGGATTCCCGGGATCCGTGCAGATTGGAGCCAGTGATGTACGCGGAAGAGCGTCAGCACGAGATCGTCACCCTCGCGCGAAATCTCGGTCGCGTGTCTGTGACGGAGTTGGCCGCGCGCTACGACGTCACCCCCGAGACCATCCGGCGTGACCTCGACGCGCTCTCCGGTCGAGGCCTCCTCAGCCGCGTCCACGGGGGAGCCGTTCCTGCAGACAAGCTGCGGCTCACCGAGGCCTCCGTGCGCGATCGCGACGTCACCTCGCCCGCCCAGAAGCTGGCCATCGCGGAGCACGCCATCAGCCTGCTCCCGGAGCGCGACCAGCTCACCGTCCTGCTCGACGCGGGCACCACGACAGCGCGCCTGTGCGCGGGAATGCCCGGCTGGGTCTCGATGGTGGTGACCAACTCGGTGCCGATCGCAGGCGAACTGGCCGAGCGCGGCGACCTGAACGTGCTGCTGCTCGGGGGCCAGGTGCGAGGCGTCACGCAGGCCACCGTTGGCACCGAGGCCTACTCGACCCTTGAGCGACTCCAGGTCGACGTCGCCTTCATCGGGGCGAACGGTTTCTCCGTCGGGCACGGCTTCTCGACCCCCGACCCTACGGAGGCGGCGATCAAGCAGGCCATGGTCCGCGCCGCCCGCCACGTCTACGTCCTGGCGGACGCCTCGAAGTTCGGGGCCGACTACCTCGTCCGGTTCGCAGGTGCAGAGGACATCGACGCACTGATCACCGACAGGCGGCTCGAGAAGGAGTCGCTCGAGGCGCTGCGTGCCTCGGGGTTGCGCGTCGACGCGGTCTGAATGTGGCTTTGTGTTGGGTTATTCGTGATTCCCTTGAGTTTTGGGGTGAATCTCAGGTATAAACAGTCGTAACACGTCCCCGGGAGGCAGACATGGCTGACGAAGTGGTCACCCTCACAGCGAACCCGAGCCTCGATCGCACGCTCGGGCTCGACGGCCCGCTCACGGTCGGACAGATGCAGCGCACCTCCGGAGTCACCGAGCAGGCCGGCGGAAAGGGCCTCAACGTGGCCCGGGTCGTGATCTCGGCCGGGCACAGCGGGGGCAATGCGGGCGCCCAGGCCGCGACGGCCTCGGTGCGTGCGCTGGCGGTGGGTGAGCTGCGCTTCTCAGACCTG harbors:
- a CDS encoding PTS transporter subunit EIIC; translation: MFPINKNLECSGVRARIQRFGGKLAAMIMPNIGAFIAWGLITALFIEKGGLPNATLAGLVGPMLYFLLPILIGYTGGRMVHQQRGAVIGAIATAGVIMGGIEDFSTLTGTPMFLGAMIMGPLAAWILKQFDKLIDGRSAQASRWS
- the ilvC gene encoding ketol-acid reductoisomerase; this translates as MADMFYDTDADLSLIQGRHVAVIGYGSQGHAHALNLRDSGVDVRIGLRPGSKSAAKAEAEGLRVLPVQEAVEEADLIMVLAPDQVQRKLYKEEIEPYLTEGDALFFAHGFNIRYGYIQAPEGVDVCMVAPKGPGHLVRREYVDGRGVPAIIAVEVDATGNAWPLALSYARAIGALRAGGIKTTFTEETETDLFGEQAVLCGGASALIQAGFETLVEAGYQPEVAYFECLHELKLIVDLMYEGGIAKQRWSISDTAEFGDYVSGPRVIDARVKENMKAILADIQDGTFAKRFIDDQDAGAPEFKELRAKGEAHPIEATGRELRGLMSWVKSNDDYTEGTAAR
- the ptsP gene encoding phosphoenolpyruvate--protein phosphotransferase yields the protein MDSRTLRGTGVVAGIAYAPAAWTRQAPVPPQVSGTVAEEARPDEVARFKAAAETIAQRFTERASAATGVATEVLGATAALARDRGWLRAATKLISSGATAETATAQAIEQFVIQFEKLGGIMAERTTDLRDIRNRVIAELMGLPEPGVPKPTREVILCADDLAPADTAGLDATLIKALVTRLGGPTSHTAIIARQLGIPCVVAAGGLADVEEGELLLVDGTSGVLTRSSDPSEAKRLVGQSAALQAEIRTWEGPAQTADGVAVQLLANVQDGAAARKAAGTHAEGIGLYRTELSFLTAQTEPSVAEQARIYGEVFAAFPDQKVVVRTLDAGSDKPVPFANHEHEENPALGVRGIRLGWTNQGLVDRQLDAIAQAAEDNNVSAPWVMAPMVATVDEAYEFAQKCRARDLKPGIMVEVPAAALLADAFLAEVDFFSIGTNDLTQYTMAADRMSSHLATLTDPWQPAVLRLVQLACQAGERAGKPVGVCGEAAADPLLACVLIGLGVSSLSMAMTAIPSVGVQLGKVTMERCRELATAVVDARNSRDAKELAVSMLL
- a CDS encoding HIT family protein, with the translated sequence MTDCLFCRIVAGEIPAKKIYEDDDALAFLDIAPWQVGHTLVIPKRHVENVIADDQVLAELGPVVAMVARTLQDRLGADACNIVSNAGAVAGQEVFHAHVHVLPRYASSPGIANLKTPVTEEAETTWNRVNYKA
- the ilvN gene encoding acetolactate synthase small subunit; translation: MKNHTLSILVSNRPGVLARIASLFSRRGFNIQSLAVGPTEREEVSRMTVVAQVHDDATLEQIVKQLNKLVEVRKVLELGENSVRREMVLVKVRADVHTRSQVIDVVSLFRGKAVDVSSETITVEATGSDEKLAALLEMLQPHGIIEIVQSGQVALGRGTKILAEKAK
- a CDS encoding zinc-dependent dehydrogenase translates to MKALRYHAPGDVRIEDVPEPVCGPDQIKIRVRNCSTCGTDVKIRANGHVNITRVTIMGHEIAGEVVEVGAEAPRDFTVGERVQVIAAVPCGDCYECDKGWMEVCQNQTSMGYQYDGGFAEYMIVPKAVLAVDGVNRIPDGVGFDEASAAEPLACAINAQEQLGIEKGDFTVVFGAGPIGCMHIRVARGLYEVGTVVLVDINAERLALSAAAVQPDIVIDSSKVDVVQEIMRLTEGRGADVIITATPANVTQEQAVAMAARNGRISFFGGLPKTNPTITLDSNLVHYRQLHIHGANGSSPAQHRQALSYIADGRIPVADLITEHLPLEKAAEALDIVAAGKAIKVTIEP
- the hisF gene encoding imidazole glycerol phosphate synthase subunit HisF, producing MSVALRVIPCLDVHDGRVVKGVNFTKLRDAGDPVELAARYSAEGADELTFLDISASSDGRETTRGMVARCAETVFIPLTVGGGVRSVTDVDLLLRSGADKVGINTGALARPDAIGEIAATFGNQVLVLSLDARREAGMESGYGVTTHGGRRSAGVDAIAWAKEACDRGVGEILLNSMDADGTTDGFDLEMIRAVREVVDVPLIASGGAGTVEHFVEAARAGADAVLAASVFHYGTLTVNQVKDGLREAGFEVR
- a CDS encoding DeoR/GlpR family DNA-binding transcription regulator; this translates as MYAEERQHEIVTLARNLGRVSVTELAARYDVTPETIRRDLDALSGRGLLSRVHGGAVPADKLRLTEASVRDRDVTSPAQKLAIAEHAISLLPERDQLTVLLDAGTTTARLCAGMPGWVSMVVTNSVPIAGELAERGDLNVLLLGGQVRGVTQATVGTEAYSTLERLQVDVAFIGANGFSVGHGFSTPDPTEAAIKQAMVRAARHVYVLADASKFGADYLVRFAGAEDIDALITDRRLEKESLEALRASGLRVDAV
- a CDS encoding acetolactate synthase large subunit, with product MAITDGQTLTGAQALVESLERMGVDVAFGIPGGAILPAYDPLYDSKIRHILVRHEQGAGHAAEGYAMSSGRVGVCIATSGPGATNLVTAIANAYMDSTPMVAITGQVNSTAIGTDAFQEADIRGITMPITKHSFLIKDVADIPLAIKEAFHIASTGRPGPVLVDIAKDALVAKAPFEWPEELDLPGYKPTIKPHARQIRAAAKMISESKRPVLYVGGGVTLARAHEELAAFVEKTHIPVVTTLMARGVFPDTHELNMGMPGMHGTVAAVGALQKADLLIALGTRFDDRVTGKLDSFAPEAKIIHADIDPAEIGKNKAVDIPIVGDVKQTLTQLNEAIEAYEKPEADAWRRLLASMKARYQPRWEEAPDGRLSPQEVIQRIGQLSPPDSIYVAGVGQHQMWSAHFLPHEKPAHWINSGGAGTMGFCVPAAMGAKVANPDATVWGIDGDGCFQMTNQELVTCAVNNIPIKIAVINNNVLGMVRQWQSLFYDGRYSNTDLNTESVPNFPMLAEAMGCVGLRATNEVEMEAAIQQALEINDRPVVVEFVVNKDAMVWPMVPAGTSNDEIKVARDMAPDWEEEVL